CTTGTACTCTAATTCTAACAATTAGATCTCCGTTTATTCCCTCTGGCATTTCGTTGCCTTCTTCTGGAACAGTATAATCACCGCTATCTACACCAGGAGGAATATCAAATGATATTTTTTTGCTACCTTTTTTCTTACCGTTTCCTTTACATTCGCTACAAGGAGTTTGGATGATTGAACCTTGTCCTCTACATGTTGAACAAGGTACTACTGTTACAAATGATGCAAATCCCATGCTTCTGCTTTGACGTACCTGACCTTGGCCATTACATGTAGAGCATGTATTCTTGTTTGTCCCAGGTTTACATCCCGACCCATTACATATTTCACATTGTATTTCTTTTTGTAAATCAATCTCCATTTTTTTTCCATGAAGAACATCTTCAAGAGTAATGGTAGTTTGATATAGAATATCTGAACCTCTTTGTTGCCTATAGCTAGTTCCTCCTGTTCTACCAAAGATTGATTCGAAAATGGAATCAAACCCACCGCTTCTTCCAAATAAATCACTAAAGTCGCCACCTGCACCTTGAAAAATATCTTCGTTACTATATCTTCCATCTACACCAGCGTGACCATGTTGATCGTAAACCTTTCTTTTTTCAGGATCGGATAAGACAGCATATGCCTCTGAAATTTCTTTAAAGTGTTCACCAGCTTCTTCAGATTTATTACGATCAGGATGAAATTTTAATGCTAATTTTCTATATTGTGCTTTAATTTCATCGGAAGCAGATGATTTTGAAACTCCTAAAACCTCATAATAATCACGTTTTGCAGCCATAAATCATCCTTTAATTGTAATTGTATAAACGGTGGAATTTGTTAGTTTTTGTTTTCATCAGAAGATGATTCGGTATTTTGCTGAGCAGTACCTTGATCTTGCTGGCCATCAGTTCCAGCATTTTGCTGATCTGTATTTGGTTGAGCAGAATTTTTGTAAAGTTCAGTTGTTATTTCATTTACTAGTGTTTTTAAAGTATCAAGTTTTGGTTTAAGAATCTCAATTTCCTTATCAAGAGATTCTTTTACTTCTTTTACAGCATCAGTGACTTTGATTCCTTGTTCTTGTGAAATTTTGTCTTTAAGATCATGATTTACAAGTTTTTCAACTGTATAGATGAAACTTTCAGCTTCATTTCTTAGATCTATTTTCTCCTTTTTCTTTTTATCTTCATCAGAGAATTTTTCTGCATCTTGTTTTAATTTTTCAATTTCTTCAGGTGATAATTTTGAGTTAGACGAGATGGTAATTTTAGCTTCTTTTTTGGTTCCAAGATCTTTTGCAGTTACATTAATTATTCCATTTGCATCAATGTCGAATTTTACCTCAATTTGAGGAATTCCTCTAGGAGTAGGTGGTAAATCTGTAAGATTAAAACTTCCTAAT
The sequence above is drawn from the Nitrosarchaeum sp. genome and encodes:
- the dnaJ gene encoding molecular chaperone DnaJ, producing the protein MAAKRDYYEVLGVSKSSASDEIKAQYRKLALKFHPDRNKSEEAGEHFKEISEAYAVLSDPEKRKVYDQHGHAGVDGRYSNEDIFQGAGGDFSDLFGRSGGFDSIFESIFGRTGGTSYRQQRGSDILYQTTITLEDVLHGKKMEIDLQKEIQCEICNGSGCKPGTNKNTCSTCNGQGQVRQSRSMGFASFVTVVPCSTCRGQGSIIQTPCSECKGNGKKKGSKKISFDIPPGVDSGDYTVPEEGNEMPEGINGDLIVRIRVQAHQKFKRDDMDIFYDQDVSMVDAALGREITVPTLDGTEKIKVESGSQPNTIIKLKGKGLPRMNSKNRGDQYVRIVVNIPKKLSKHQKNLLDEFQKADQ